From Candidatus Cloacimonadota bacterium, the proteins below share one genomic window:
- a CDS encoding glycosyltransferase family 4 protein produces the protein MTKLLHLQLLPLLSGVQNFSLHLLDGLPRDEFDIYVASAPGGELVQAVEERGFTHIPLKNMVHPLSPQDSLAYTELLNILRKHRFDIVHTNSSKPGLLGRLAARQLGVPLILHTAHGTPFQQDQPRAQQLMFKRLEKLGNSLGHKTIFVNNSDRENCVSLGLLPPQKAQTIYNAVPFELAEKLGKIASEREYDPAKEDFVIGSALRFSTQKNVVNVIGAACRACHLEPRLRFILPGDGEYLELCRQIVKSHRLNDRIILPGWDSDITSWLGVFDAFILYSRWEAQPFSIIEAMHAGLPILGSDIPSIRELVDAETGWLVPLDAQDELVQCLVSAANPTKKAFEMGQNAAAKIRRICSYDVMVASYLKLYREGV, from the coding sequence GTGACCAAGCTCCTGCACCTTCAGCTTTTGCCGCTGCTTTCAGGCGTGCAAAATTTCAGCCTCCATCTTTTGGATGGGCTTCCGCGCGATGAATTTGATATTTACGTAGCCAGTGCGCCCGGTGGAGAACTCGTGCAAGCCGTTGAAGAACGGGGCTTTACTCATATTCCTCTTAAAAATATGGTGCATCCGCTTTCGCCTCAGGATTCTTTGGCTTACACTGAACTTTTGAACATTTTGCGTAAGCACCGCTTTGATATTGTGCACACAAATTCCTCCAAACCCGGATTGCTGGGGCGTTTGGCAGCCAGACAGCTCGGCGTTCCGCTGATTCTGCACACTGCTCATGGCACCCCCTTCCAGCAGGATCAACCCCGGGCGCAGCAGCTCATGTTCAAGCGGCTGGAAAAACTTGGTAACTCCCTGGGACACAAGACGATATTTGTAAATAATTCCGACCGCGAAAACTGCGTTTCCCTGGGTTTGCTGCCTCCCCAAAAAGCGCAGACCATCTATAACGCCGTTCCCTTTGAGCTGGCGGAAAAATTGGGCAAAATAGCCTCGGAACGTGAGTATGACCCTGCTAAGGAAGATTTTGTGATTGGCAGCGCGCTGAGATTTTCCACTCAAAAGAATGTGGTGAACGTGATTGGCGCCGCCTGCCGGGCCTGTCACCTGGAACCCAGGCTGCGCTTCATTTTGCCCGGGGACGGTGAATATCTTGAATTGTGTCGCCAGATTGTGAAATCGCACAGGCTCAACGACAGAATAATTCTGCCGGGATGGGATAGCGACATAACTTCCTGGCTTGGGGTGTTCGATGCCTTCATTCTCTATTCACGCTGGGAAGCCCAGCCTTTCAGCATCATCGAAGCCATGCACGCAGGCCTGCCCATTTTGGGTTCAGATATACCCTCCATCCGCGAATTGGTGGATGCCGAAACGGGCTGGCTGGTTCCGTTGGACGCGCAGGATGAACTGGTGCAATGCCTTGTTTCTGCCGCGAACCCGACAAAAAAAGCCTTTGAAATGGGACAAAATGCTGCTGCAAAGATCAGGCGGATATGCTCTTACGACGTGATGGTTGCATCGTACCTAAAACTCTATAGGGAAGGCGTGTGA
- a CDS encoding undecaprenyl/decaprenyl-phosphate alpha-N-acetylglucosaminyl 1-phosphate transferase — MALRILFLSLGVHLVTHILVPLNIRFSTRLGILAHPGERKIHNGSIPEAGGLSFALPLILSQIVLALFLPHPERGKLFWLAGVEVATLSLGFMDDRHDTRAWLKFLLQIGIGVAMYLIGFRVESLTNPFGSEIMLGWASFPVTLLWYLVVMNAINLIDGIDGLASGICVIVCAVLLIVGIKGQNLIAAALSAFLLAGNLAFLRFNFHPAKIFLGDTGALFNGLVIAAIATTGTQQYKGITSMTLIIPLSVLAIPLIDISLAVVRRLRFGNIFVADKAHLHHAMLGFGLSQKAISLIAWLVTLLFGLIAIGFSFSTKRILFLVLWGLLAQGVVLAYVVMQHGRKK, encoded by the coding sequence ATGGCTTTGCGCATCCTTTTTCTGAGCCTGGGCGTTCATCTCGTCACCCATATTTTGGTGCCCCTGAACATACGTTTTTCCACGCGGCTGGGTATTTTGGCGCATCCGGGTGAACGCAAAATCCATAACGGCAGTATTCCCGAGGCGGGAGGATTGTCTTTCGCCCTGCCCCTCATCCTGTCCCAAATAGTTTTAGCCCTGTTTTTACCGCATCCGGAGCGCGGGAAGCTGTTTTGGCTGGCGGGCGTGGAAGTCGCCACCCTCAGCCTGGGTTTTATGGACGACCGTCACGACACCCGCGCCTGGCTTAAGTTCCTGCTCCAGATAGGGATAGGCGTGGCGATGTATCTGATTGGATTCCGGGTGGAATCTCTCACCAATCCCTTCGGCTCGGAAATCATGCTCGGTTGGGCTTCTTTTCCGGTGACTCTGCTTTGGTATTTGGTGGTGATGAACGCCATCAATCTCATTGATGGCATCGATGGCCTCGCCAGCGGAATTTGCGTTATCGTCTGCGCGGTTTTGCTGATTGTGGGCATCAAGGGGCAAAACCTGATTGCTGCGGCACTTTCAGCGTTTCTGCTGGCTGGGAATCTGGCTTTTTTGCGCTTTAATTTCCATCCTGCCAAAATCTTTTTGGGAGATACCGGCGCGCTGTTCAACGGTTTGGTCATCGCGGCGATTGCCACAACTGGAACCCAGCAATACAAAGGAATTACTTCGATGACGCTGATTATTCCGCTGTCGGTTTTGGCCATTCCGCTCATCGATATCAGCCTGGCGGTTGTGCGCCGCCTGCGTTTTGGCAATATTTTTGTGGCGGATAAAGCTCATCTGCACCATGCCATGCTGGGGTTTGGGCTTTCGCAAAAAGCGATTTCGCTCATCGCCTGGTTGGTGACACTGCTTTTTGGGCTCATCGCCATCGGTTTTTCCTTTTCCACCAAGCGCATTCTCTTTTTGGTGCTGTGGGGGCTTCTGGCTCAGGGCGTGGTTTTGGCGTATGTGGTGATGCAACATGGGAGAAAAAAATGA